The Plasmodium gaboni strain SY75 chromosome 9, whole genome shotgun sequence DNA segment GGTTTTCTGTTGTGTTTTTATCTGATGTTGATAAACCTTTTGGAGCTTCAGATTCTTTTTTTGATAATGCATCTTTTTCAGTTTGAGTAAGTAATTCACTATTTtgattttctttttttgttaatGTGTCTTTTTCAGCTTGAGTTTTTAGTTCTTTTGATTGTTCATTTGTTGTTGTTAGTTTTGATGCATCTTTTTCAGCTTGAGGTTTTACTTCTTGTGTTTGGTCATTTGTGTTGGTTGTTTTTAATGCATCTTTTTCCGCTTGTGGTTTTACTTCCTTTGTTTGATCATTTGTTGTTGTTACTTTTGATGCATCTTTTTCCGCTTGTGGTTTTACTTCCTTTGTTTGATCATTTGTTGTTGTTACTTTTGATGCATCTTTTTCATCTTGTGTTTTTACTTCCGTTGTTGCTTCACTTGTTCCTTTTAATTTCAATGCATCTTTTTCATGTTGTGGTTTTAATTCATGTTGTTCATCGTTTGCTTGAGCTGTTTTTGCTTGGTTTTCATTATAGACGATTTGTAATTCTTCAAATACGTATTGCATTTCTCCTTGTAATTGTTCTAAGTGTTCTATCATATTTTGTTCATCCTGTTctttatcataatattctttttgTAAATCTTTTAATAGTAAATAATCATCTTTTGTTTTTGGTTGACCGTTATTACTATATTTGAGACTTTGGATTTTTTGTTGAATATGACGTAATTGTACTTGTAAGTCTCTTATTCTAAGTATTTGTTGTTCTTcatctttttctttttgatGATATTTGTTAAGTACTCTTTGAACTACTGGATCTACATTACCTTGtgttttaattttgtgTATTAACTTTTGGTGTTCaactttatttttttcttgttcTTTTAATCTTTGTAATTGTTCttgtaattttttatgtaaagCTTGTTGTGTTTCTTTAGCTTTTCTTCTTTCTTCTTCATGTAgttgttttcttttttctaattcttccgcttttttttttgcttgtttttctctttcttcttcatttgGATCCTTTTCTTGATTTTCATTTTTACCTTTTCCATGATATGCACTATTATTGTATACATAatcatcatcatcttcATTATATTCATCTGCATGATGttcatcataataatgTTGTTGTTCTGCAAGTTCTTCTTCACTCTTATATGGAGCACCGTATTTTAAATTTCCATATTCATTAACATCATAATCATCTTCTTGATTGTCTActtttcttcttttatgTTTATTGTATTCTTCTTCACTGCCAGATTTTCTACCTTCTATCATTTTCTTATCTTCATATTTTACTTCATTTTCCTTTCcttttccttttattttgttcCATAATAAAGCAGGAAGTTTAGAGTTGGCATTCTCCTTTATAGCATTTAATAActataataaaaatatatatatatatatgtaatcatgtatgtaaatatatatatattattaatattttatttatattttatttatattttttatttattttttttttttattttattttttattttttttttttcctcaTGTTTTTTGTGTTCCTACCATTGTACCATTTTGTACAGTcgaattaataaaaaacatGATGGTAAAGTACACAAGAATAAAGGGAGCAAAGATTGTGTACTTACGAAAAAATCTTTTATAATCAAATGGGCTTTGCATATCTTCTAATCTAGtgattttcttttcttccTTTGGAGGTTCCTCATCATTACTACTATAACCAGCCATTTTTCAATATTAAATTTGagtatattatatatatatatataaatttttaaacatACTTTTTCGTACAATATATGTACagcatatatattataaatgcCAAAATAAATCAAAGGGGGGGAGATGGGAAGTGAggttaatattatatatatgtatatatatttatattatagatataaaatgatattttaaaaaaatagaaaaaaaagcaactatacatatatatatatatatatatatatatatatatatatatatgtatgtatatatgttgtaagaaccttttttttttttttttttttNNNNNNNNNNNNNNNNNNNNNNNNNNNNNNNNNNNNNNNNNNNNNNNNNNNNNNNNNNNNNNNNNNNNNNNNNNNNNNNNNNNNNNNNNNNNNNNNNNNNNNNNNNNNNNNNNNNNNNNNNNNNNNNNNNNNNNNNNNNNNNNNNNNNNNNNNNNNNNNNNNNNNNNNNNNNNNNNNNNNNNNNNNNNNNNNNNNNNNNNNNNNNNNNNNNNNNNNNNNNNNNNNNNNNNNNNNNNNNNNNNNNNNNNNNNNNNNNNNNNNNNNNNNNNNNNNNNNNNNNNNNNNNNNNNNNNNNNNNNNtatatatatatatattatcttttttatttcacGAATACATATTCAGATGGattctatttttttcttattatttcaaaatatattattaccagagttattcatatatatatatattataatatttaagagtatattatatatttttctaaattaaatgatatatagaatatttatttttaaagatGGAAAAAGAACagatatataatagtatGAAAAAGAATTCTTAAAAGTATACACtacctttttttttttttttttttttttttttttcattttcttttttttggaaCCCTAAACGTTGagacatatatatatatatatatatattgttgggtgattttattatgagataatagtatatttacatatgtgtagtcatatatataaactttatataattcgccaaatatttatattaattataataatagtttttataatatatatatttggcatttatataaaattaataagTAACTAGGaattttattcatatacgatgtcatttatttattcattacattcttatgaatattagtagtatatacaaataaacGATAAATTTTTTTGCTGTCTCTTTTCGTCTTCACgtatatgttatatatatatatatataatatccatttaataatataaatcggatacataaatatacatatatatatatttaattttatataatataaaaatatgtacatTTTATAAAGCTATTAATAAACCCTTTTCACCGTTTACTTATTAAGACACTTTgatttataattaaaaagaaaaaaaaaaaaaattaacttctttaaaataaacatatattaaatatgaaGAGGATAAAAATGTGGGTACATACTTCTATATACAcacatttattattataaatactTTAATTAAatcacaaaaaaatatatttatcaagaaatataattaa contains these protein-coding regions:
- a CDS encoding ring-exported protein 1 — protein: MAGYSSNDEEPPKEEKKITRLEDMQSPFDYKRFFRKYTIFAPFILVYFTIMFFINSTVQNGTMLLNAIKENANSKLPALLWNKIKGKGKENEVKYEDKKMIEGRKSGSEEEYNKHKRRKVDNQEDDYDVNEYGNLKYGAPYKSEEELAEQQHYYDEHHADEYNEDDDDYVYNNSAYHGKGKNENQEKDPNEEEREKQAKKKAEELEKRKQLHEEERRKAKETQQALHKKLQEQLQRLKEQEKNKVEHQKLIHKIKTQGNVDPVVQRVLNKYHQKEKDEEQQILRIRDLQVQLRHIQQKIQSLKYSNNGQPKTKDDYLLLKDLQKEYYDKEQDEQNMIEHLEQLQGEMQYVFEELQIVYNENQAKTAQANDEQHELKPQHEKDALKLKGTSEATTEVKTQDEKDASKVTTTNDQTKEVKPQAEKDASKVTTTNDQTKEVKPQAEKDALKTTNTNDQTQEVKPQAEKDASKLTTTNEQSKELKTQAEKDTLTKKENQNSELLTQTEKDALSKKESEAPKGLSTSDKNTTENQLNGEAQSEVKPQWQKDSWKSKNELQTETNNTWKKKTEESQNTETQQEVKSPYEKYSYNKESKTQNDKYTLNKEVKPQNEKYSYNQKVKAENTEPEKSLLESSVFS